In Aspergillus nidulans FGSC A4 chromosome II, the genomic stretch tgcGGAGGCCGGAGCGCAGAGTTGCAGCAACTAACGTGGCTGTGATGCTTGGTCTACTCACCCATGACTTATTTAAATAACATGCCTCCGCCTCTTTTTGtattgctttttcttctcgtGTTTATGAACTTTGGCCTTGTGGCTTTAGCGGTCTAGCTTTGaatctttttgttcttttgctttttgctgACACCCTTCTTTCCACAGATCTTACTCTTGCAGCCTTGCTGGTTTCTTCCTAATTATATGCTCAGCCTGTTTATCTCGTTTCTGCTGACAAGGCTTGCCTCGCAGAGAGTCAGGGAATAAAATCTGTCAAGACATTGTCCGGAGCCGTCCTTAGTGTTGGGCTTTCTTCAAGAGCCTCGCGGTACAAGATTCAACATAACATAAAGCAGGCCACACGAGTCCCTACGGCACCGTTCACTGTAGGCAATTCTTTGCTCGATTCTCTGCTCACTTGGGTGGGGCATACATCATGTTTGACGCTTTCTACCTCAACGACAGCCTGGGCAGCCCAACCCACCTGCTGCTCTCGGGACTTGCCACGATTCTCCCCCTTTCCACCTGGATCGGCTTCATCAATGCGCCCTTGGTGCTACATCTCTTTGAGCTCACAGGTCAGATCCCTCTGTGGTCGTGGGCAGTCTCCAACGAgggaagaaagctgctggGTGAAGTGCCAGCTCCAGATGGAAAATGCGTGATGGATCGCTTCGGGCGCTCGCCGAATCTAGTTTGCCTGGATGGGAGATACGGCGACAAGTATTTTGCGGCCAATCCGGAGACTCTGCGTCTCTGCGTCGGCTCAACACCCGCTTACCAGATCAAGAATCAGCACACGAACCTGGCCCTGGTCGATAAACGCGTGCACGACCTGGCATTCATCCATGTCTGGCGCGCCCAAGATGAGGACAGGGAATCCATTACCACGGCCTCCTTGTTCCCACGCCTCTTCTCCTGGACTGGTTGGGCGGTCCTGCTTGCCTTCGTAGCCGCTGCCATCTACCTTCACTGCTGGGTCGCAATCGCCTACCTGGCCGTCGTCCCCGCCACCGGCATGGCAGTCTACTACACACGAGGCGGGCCCCGCAAACTACGTATGGACgcctcatcaagccagtACCAGCGCCTCGTCATAACAGCAAACCATATGAACGAGACCGCCTGGCAAGTCTTTTACGGTGAAAGCACCGTCGTCAACCGTCTCCTGAACTGGCCGCTCAAATCCCACACCCACCCTAGCGCGAACCACTGGCTGCTTCGCCTGTTCCTACAGGCCATGATCATGGGCCAGTGGGTGCTCGTCGTGCTCGCCTCCGCCTGGCGGACCTGGGACGCATATCTTATTTCCGGCTGGATTGCCTTCAGCGTTTTTTCTAACTCCTGGGTATTTACGCCGGACCACCTGACGGCGGAGTGGATGGCGCGCCACGCAGGAATCCGCATGAAGCGGTACTGCACGCAACTGAGCTCTCGGCGTGCGCTACTAAATACCCTCATTGCCCTTAACCCAGACAGTTTCCCCACCAACAATATCTCCGGGCGGACAGACACGTCGAAGATCTCGGAGGGTGGGTTCGCGTGGATCGACCCGATTCTAAAAAAAGGCGACGACCGGACACGGTGGGAGAATTCAACCCGGTATGCGCTTGTAAAGGCGATGGCGATCAATGACAACGAAAATGCCGCGTCTCGCTTGGGCGCTGAAACGCATGATTTTCAAGACCATGTCACCCACGGGGGCACAACGGCCGAGACGGGAACGGAATACTGGCATCCGTTCATTCACGAGGGGATTCAGATGGCAAGGTTAATTGTGCGGGCGGCGGGGCTTGACCAGTCGGCTGGGGATTATGATTCCCAAGCCAGTGCCTCGAATGTTGATATATACCCTGGCCAAGGGGCGGGGGAATCACAAGCGTATTACTCCAACTAATGGGAAATTGGGGCTTGAGGAAGCGGCAGGGCCAAGATGTGAGCCAGACGAATATGAATCCAGCAGTTCTGGTCGGGTCGTAAGGGTTTTGGGACGAGACTCACCATATTGTGCGTGAATTTACATATTTAAGCCATAATCCTTGATTTCAGTTCAACAATAAAAGATAATTTTATATAGACATCAACTCAAGAGCGTTGCTATTCTCAGGCAGGGGCCGAAATTCTGTCAATGCACTGCATAGCCCTCGCGCAGCCATTCTTTTGCAAGGGCATATTTGCCACTAGACCCAGTGCCCTAAGTAGAGTCACACCAGACAAACGTATCTAGCTTTAGGGTTGAAAGGCCAGACCTGGTGTAGCATAGATAGCTATATACGGCTTTGCGCAGTGGAACTGGTTTCGAATCCGCCTTCGGGCTCGATAACCAGTACCTAGCAATATTTCTGTCTGGTTTTACCTAGTTGGATGTGATGTTCCCATGGGAGATGGATTGCTCAATAGCTCGGGGCATCTCGGCAGTCGAGACTTGGGGCCTGGATTAAGGGGTGGATGAACGGAATGATGGATTAAAAGCGATGTCTCCTGACAAGAATGGGTGGGTAGTTATGAAGAGCTTAAGAGTACGGCAAACTAGCTATAATAAtaatcgtcttcatcgttaCTGTAGGCAtcggcatcatcatcatcctcatcatcatcatcctcatcatcatcctcatcatcatcctcatcatcatcctcatcatcatcctcatcatcatcctcatcatcatcctcatcatcatcctcactatcatcatcctcattatcatcatcatcctcatcatcatcatcctcatcatcatcatcctcatcatcatcatcctcattatcatcatcctcattatcatcatcctcattatcatcatcctcattatcatcatcatcctcatcatcatcatcatcatcatcatcctcatcatcatcatcctcatcatcatcatcatcttcgtccccgttctcaccatcctcgtcttcatcgcaATCGCTCTCTTCGCCGTCCTCAGGATCTGAACTCTCAGGATTGGAGTTCTCTTCAGGATCTGAACCCTCCTCAGGAGCCGAGCTCTCAGGATCCGAACCCTCAGGATCCGAACCCTCAGGATCCGAACTCCCCTCGTGCTCCGAGCCATGATGGGCATGCATGGCTCCAATGACACCCAACCCTCCCAGCGCGGCACCACCAAGAGCACCAGCTCCGACCTTTCCAAGAGTCCCTACCCCTGAAAGTCTCGTAGGATCGCCCTGTGACCCATGCTGTTGCACGTGGGGAACAGGAGCTCCTGGACCGTGATGATGGGTAggaccatggccatgaccatgaaaGGGTGCGTGGAAAAGGCCTTGACTCTGGCCATGAACAGGATGCTGCGTATTTGCATGCCCATTCCCAAGCCCGCCACCACCAAAAAGCATATGAGGTTGCTGTGGCCTGTGCGGCTGTTGGGGCAGAAAAGTTCTACCTGTAGGCCGGTATCCTGTACTACCCGCTAGAGGACGCTGAGGCACACTCACTGAGGTCTGGCTGGGGCCCGGGCGATACGGCTTATACTGTCCGCTTACCCCTGGTGAGGTATTATGCATTGCACCCGCCGAGGCACCAGAAGATCGATCTGACTGGCTAGAACTGAATAGTTTGCGGAAGAGCCC encodes the following:
- a CDS encoding uncharacterized protein (transcript_id=CADANIAT00005194); amino-acid sequence: MFDAFYLNDSLGSPTHLLLSGLATILPLSTWIGFINAPLVLHLFELTGQIPLWSWAVSNEGRKLLGEVPAPDGKCVMDRFGRSPNLVCLDGRYGDKYFAANPETLRLCVGSTPAYQIKNQHTNLALVDKRVHDLAFIHVWRAQDEDRESITTASLFPRLFSWTGWAVLLAFVAAAIYLHCWVAIAYLAVVPATGMAVYYTRGGPRKLRMDASSSQYQRLVITANHMNETAWQVFYGESTVVNRLLNWPLKSHTHPSANHWLLRLFLQAMIMGQWVLVVLASAWRTWDAYLISGWIAFSVFSNSWVFTPDHLTAEWMARHAGIRMKRYCTQLSSRRALLNTLIALNPDSFPTNNISGRTDTSKISEGGFAWIDPILKKGDDRTRWENSTRYALVKAMAINDNENAASRLGAETHDFQDHVTHGGTTAETGTEYWHPFIHEGIQMARLIVRAAGLDQSAGDYDSQASASNVDIYPGQGAGESQAYYSN